The genomic window GAGCCCCTGCCGCCGGAGAAGAAGTCCATGTGGCGGCGGGAGATGGACTGCCTCCTCTCCGTCTGCGACTACATCGTCGAGTTCTTCTCTTCCAAGGAGATCTTGCACGACGGCACCACCCGAGAGGTGACAACTGAATCACCATGGGCTGATTGTCTGAAGCATTTTGATTCTGTCCAGCCATTGGGTCACTGACGCATTTTGATTCTGTCAGGTGATGGCGACCAGACCGCGATCCGACATCTACGTCAACCTCCCCGCCCTCGAGAAACTCGACGACATGTTGCTTGTAAGATCAAAGATCCTTCGTACATTGCCATTACATGAAATTGAGCCATAAAAGTTGTTGCTTGCTCAAATTTAGTGGCTAAACTGTTCTTCTGCGCCTTCACAGGAGATTCTGGACAGCTTTCAGAAGACTGAATTCTGGTACGTCAATGACAAGGGGCAGAAAGATGATTCCGTCGCGACGCCGTGCCGTCCAGTGAGCCACCGCGGCGAGGAGAAGTGGTGGCTGCCCGTGCCGTGTGTCACCAAGCCCGGGCTGACGGAGACGGCGCGGCGAGACCTGCAACAGAAGCGCGACTGCGCGAGCCAGATCCACAAGGCGGCCATGGCCATCAACAATGCCGTTCTTGCGGATATACGGATCCCCGACCTGTACAAGCAAGCACTACCCAAGGTACCATCAAACAAATCATTGGATCCCAAGAATTTCGAGTCATCAGCATCGCTGAATCTGAAGACGTATTCTCTAATTCTGAATTCTGATTTCAGTGCGGGCGGGCCAGCGTGGGGGACCTGATCTACCGGCACATGTCGTTCCCGGGCAAGTTCTCGCCGGAGTACCTCCTGGACTGCCTGGAGATCTCGTCGGAGCACGAGGCCCTGGAGGCGGCGGACCGCGTGGAGGCGGCGATGCACGTGTGGCGGCGGAAGGCGAGCCAGAGCCACTCGAGGTCACCATGGAGCGCGGTCAAGGACCTGATGGAGTCCGACAAGAACGTGATGCTGGCGAGCCGCGCCGAGGACGTGCTGCTCTGCCTCAAGCAGCGGTTCCCTGGCCTCTCGCAGACCACGCTAGACGCCAGCAAGATCCAGTACAACAAGGTGAGCAAACCTCAATGATGCAGCAGCATCTGCATCGCCATGGGTGCGAGCTTGAAGTTTCTCATAGAGCTTGTGATGTGAATGAATCTGCAGGATGTTGGGCAAGCAATACTAGAGAGCTATTCGAGGGTGCTGGAGAGCCTGGCGTACAACATCGTAACCTGTATAGATGATGTTCTCTTCGCAGATGAAGCCGCCAAAAAGATAGCATGAGTGATCATTTGTTCATCCTTCCTGCCTGATCCGGAAACCAAAAATAAGGGGTCCATATCCATGATCCATCCACAGAATGTACATTATGCCATAACTTGTAGCAGTAGTACCATCTATCAATGGATGATAACACGAGCAGTTAAATACAGTACTCTACTCACCTAGGCAGCCATGTCTTGGTTTTCATCACAATGGTCCCTCAGTGCCTTTGCATCCTCTTTCCTCTGTCATCACCAATTCACCATGGATGTCAGATGCCACAGCTGTGTGATTGGCTGATTGCAGTATCAGCTCAACTGAAGTAGCAGTGTCTTGTGAATCTTTTGATACAGGGCATGGGCATGTCATGACCGAGTGACCGGCACAAGTTCATAGCTGATATATTCACAAAATGTTTCAAGTAATTCTTGAATAGAGAAGCAATAGTGTATCTCATAAACAAAGGAAAACAATATTATGCTCACAATGAAAACAAAAGATTTACCATAAATACTGGGGCACTTTATATACAGCTGCACTTATTTTGATGTTTCCATACCTCTACAGAGAAcaaaaaggagcttaaagaaatCGAACAATTCTGAGGTTAAGATCAACATTCAATCAGGATCTGACTCACGATAGGCACAAATTCAAAAGAAAATGGAAATCAACTATATTGATGAACTGCCTAGCTCTACAATATTTGGCAACTGCCGAACTCACTTTTCCCTATCCTTTCACAAAAGGTTTCTGTATCTATTAACCCCATGTCAGTACTAGTCGAATATGCCTGCATGGATTACTACAAAGCACTACAGTATCAAAGCCACAGATCAAAAACCACTTCCTCCAGTAAGTCATCAAGCAAACCATCCCACAACTCAACTACAACACTTTCAGTATCACCTCGAAGATCCAGCCACGACCCACTGTCCAAGTCTTTCATCATCACCTGTTCTAAAGTGTTTGAAAAAATTTTACCGACAAGAGAATCGATTCCCCTAGCCACCTCTTGAACGAGCTGTCTTCCTACTGGAGCTGGTCGTACATTGTGTTTCAGAAAGTTAACCCAAGGGTCGGTACCAAAGAACTTGTCCCTTATCTTGAGAAGAACTTCTTCCACACAGTCAAACAAAAGCACTGCATCGTCTGTCAGGCAGTACGAATTTCCTACTTCAGCCAATACAGATACATCAAGCAGTGGCTCTTCTGTGTACCATCTCTGCGAATTTTCCTCGGACAGCAATTCTGAAGCTTCTAGCGCAGCCTTGATGAAGGACACCCTTGTGGCTTTGTCATCCAAAATGGCTACTTGTGGTCCATTCCACAAAGTTAGGGATGTTGAAGGAGCGTCAACCTCTTTGAACAGCACTCTGGAAGTAGGCATGGAGAATTCATCTGCA from Miscanthus floridulus cultivar M001 chromosome 11, ASM1932011v1, whole genome shotgun sequence includes these protein-coding regions:
- the LOC136491279 gene encoding rop guanine nucleotide exchange factor 3-like, producing the protein METPSSTCDEGSELDARSQSDYADFDDLDRPPRGRHRREPSSDVSSECSGEPGSPYGPSPYPRWPLCTLATRAPPPAAALLKRLSTTRRGGGGGGAGARDGKPGDGELQLIKERFSKLLLGEDMSGGGKGVSTSVAISNAITNLYATVFGSCHRLEPLPPEKKSMWRREMDCLLSVCDYIVEFFSSKEILHDGTTREVMATRPRSDIYVNLPALEKLDDMLLEILDSFQKTEFWYVNDKGQKDDSVATPCRPVSHRGEEKWWLPVPCVTKPGLTETARRDLQQKRDCASQIHKAAMAINNAVLADIRIPDLYKQALPKCGRASVGDLIYRHMSFPGKFSPEYLLDCLEISSEHEALEAADRVEAAMHVWRRKASQSHSRSPWSAVKDLMESDKNVMLASRAEDVLLCLKQRFPGLSQTTLDASKIQYNKDVGQAILESYSRVLESLAYNIVTCIDDVLFADEAAKKIA